Within the Deinococcus psychrotolerans genome, the region ATGGATGAACCGTTGTTCTCCGCCGCCGTCCTGAGCCGCCGGGAAGTGCTGGCCCGAATGGGTCTGGGGCTGGCTGCCCTCACCATCAGCACCGTCCTGGGGCCGCTCAGTCCTGCCCAGGCCCGCGTTCAGGGTGTGCCACTGAAGCATTTCACGCCCGCCGAAGCCGCAGCGCTCGAAGCCTGGAATGACACGCTGGTTCCCGGCGCTGCCGAGGCCGGGGTGGTGTACTTCTTGGATGACCAGCTCAGCAAGGATCTTCCCTTACTCCTGCTGCGCTACACCGATTTTCCAGCCCCCGCCCTCAGCTTTTACCAGGGCGGAATTCACGCTCTTGACGCCCTGAGTCAGGCCCAGTACCAGCAGCCTTTTGCGCAACTGGACGCGGCAAAGCGCACCAGCCTGGCTGGACAAGTGGCGCAGGGCAGCGCCAAGCCCTGGGACGGCCCGCCCGCGCCGCTGTTCTATTTCGTGACCCGCAGCGACGCGGTGGACGTGTACTACGGCACCGAGGCGGGATTCGCCCGGCTCAAGCTCCCCTATATGGCGCACATCGCGCCCCCAAAGGCGTGGTGAGGTCATGGACAAGGTGGATGTGCTGATCGTCGGTGCCGGAGCGTCGGGCTGCTTACTGGCTGCCAAACTGGCCCAAGCTGGAAAATCGGTGTTGCTGCTCGAAACTGGCCCGCAGCACGCGCTGGGGAGCAAAGGAGACCTGTACAGTTCGCAGATCTGGGCACGCCGACTCAAATGGGGTGGCCCGAGCAGTGAAACGGGCGGAGCCAATCCTCTCAGTGTGACCTTCAACTCGGGCTGGGGCGTTGGCGGCGCGGCCATCCACCACTACGCGGTGTGGCCGAGGCTGCACGCAGACGACTTCCAGCTTCGCAGCGACTTTGGAGTGGGCCGCGACTGGCCCCTGACTTACGACGATCTGCGCCCATATTACGACCGGGTGCAAAAAGAAGTCGGCGTTTCAGGCGATCATAAAGCGGAAATCTGGCGTCCGGCGGGGGAGCCGTACCCGATGCCTCCAGTGCCGATGTTTGCACAGGGCCGTCTGATCGCGGGGGGATTTACCAAACTTGGGATGCAGACCTCTCCGATTCCGCTGGCGATCAACACCGAGGTGTACAACGGGCGAGCAGCCTGCATTTACGACGGCTGGTGTGATGCAGGCTGCCCCATCGGGGCGCTGGCGAATCCACTGGCCACCTATCTTCCACAGGCCCTCGAGGCCGGGGCCCAGGTGATGACCGGAGCCACCGTCACCAGGGTGCTGACCAACGCGGCGGGGACTCAGGCCAGCGGGGTCGAATACTTTGACGCATCGGGTCAGCGCCAGGAACAGCTGGCGCGGGTGGTGATTCTGGCGGCCTTCGCGGTGCAGAATCCGCGCATTCTGCTCAACTCGCGCGATGGCGGACTGGCCAACCGCAGCGGGCAGGTCGGTCGCGGCATGGCCACCCACCCCTCGCTGGGGATTTATGGGATGTTCAAGGAAGAGACCCAGAACATCTACGGCGTTACCGGCGGCCAGTTACTTAATCAGGACAGCTACGCCAAAGCGCCCAGCCAGGGTCAGAAAGCGAGTTTCAGCTGGCTGATCGCCAACGCCCTGAAACCCAACGACCTGCTGGGCGTCGCGGGCAGCCGGGTGGATCTGTTTGGCGAGCCACTACACGCTTTCATGCAGCAGGCCTCAGGCCATCTGGCAATCATGACTTACATAGGCGAGGACCGCATCAGTGAGGACAACCGGCTGACCCTCAGCAGCCAGAAAGATCCCTACGGCTTTCCCGTCGCCCAGCTGGTTCACCAGCACAGCAAAA harbors:
- a CDS encoding GMC family oxidoreductase; its protein translation is MDKVDVLIVGAGASGCLLAAKLAQAGKSVLLLETGPQHALGSKGDLYSSQIWARRLKWGGPSSETGGANPLSVTFNSGWGVGGAAIHHYAVWPRLHADDFQLRSDFGVGRDWPLTYDDLRPYYDRVQKEVGVSGDHKAEIWRPAGEPYPMPPVPMFAQGRLIAGGFTKLGMQTSPIPLAINTEVYNGRAACIYDGWCDAGCPIGALANPLATYLPQALEAGAQVMTGATVTRVLTNAAGTQASGVEYFDASGQRQEQLARVVILAAFAVQNPRILLNSRDGGLANRSGQVGRGMATHPSLGIYGMFKEETQNIYGVTGGQLLNQDSYAKAPSQGQKASFSWLIANALKPNDLLGVAGSRVDLFGEPLHAFMQQASGHLAIMTYIGEDRISEDNRLTLSSQKDPYGFPVAQLVHQHSKTGLSAVEVGTKQGLAVMKAAGATESWAGGLGGQHIFGGTVMGRDPQTSVTDSYGGTHDVPNLFVTGTTLFASTGAVNPTFTVHTLALRTADHLIERWSEFG
- a CDS encoding gluconate 2-dehydrogenase subunit 3 family protein, whose product is MDEPLFSAAVLSRREVLARMGLGLAALTISTVLGPLSPAQARVQGVPLKHFTPAEAAALEAWNDTLVPGAAEAGVVYFLDDQLSKDLPLLLLRYTDFPAPALSFYQGGIHALDALSQAQYQQPFAQLDAAKRTSLAGQVAQGSAKPWDGPPAPLFYFVTRSDAVDVYYGTEAGFARLKLPYMAHIAPPKAW